In a genomic window of Methanolobus chelungpuianus:
- a CDS encoding DUF357 domain-containing protein gives MAAELNEKVKRYEGLLRAALEKAVIAPIDRSHMYTVATDYRTMAASYYNDGLHFMENDDPVNALVCFSYGHAWLDAGARLGLFNVDDDVLFTI, from the coding sequence ATGGCTGCGGAACTGAATGAAAAGGTTAAGAGATATGAGGGACTATTGAGGGCTGCGCTTGAGAAAGCCGTTATCGCGCCCATTGACAGGTCCCACATGTACACTGTGGCTACGGACTACCGCACCATGGCTGCATCGTACTACAATGACGGGCTGCATTTCATGGAAAATGACGATCCGGTGAACGCACTGGTATGTTTCAGCTACGGGCATGCCTGGCTGGATGCCGGTGCACGGCTTGGCCTGTTCAATGTGGACGACGATGTCCTATTTACCATTTGA
- a CDS encoding carbohydrate kinase family protein: MESVITIVGHAAIDLLFDVENIAVHDESQPITEYHEYFGGGAANIAIGIARLGGSCQLIAAVGGDFSSSGYEKELQDHRVDLSLLYRYPDEKCTRAFVFTDREHRQSTYFDWGASVHLQELEAPTIDFVHLATSDSTFNARVAKKARFVSFDPGQDLITYSREKLESILENTNILFTNRHEIQRVCDMTGKSFEEILCMIDTVVVTYDARGSVIHHAGEVINIPIVPVKALDPTGAGDAYRAGFLLAFTRNFPLETCGRIGATVASFAVQSIGCQTDLPSWEKMKDRYEEHFGKLKGPD, from the coding sequence ATGGAAAGTGTTATCACCATCGTCGGACACGCAGCCATAGACCTTCTCTTCGATGTGGAGAACATCGCTGTGCACGACGAATCACAGCCCATAACAGAGTACCACGAGTATTTTGGCGGAGGCGCTGCCAACATTGCCATAGGGATAGCAAGACTTGGCGGGAGCTGCCAGCTCATAGCTGCAGTGGGAGGGGATTTCTCATCAAGCGGCTATGAAAAGGAATTGCAGGACCACAGGGTAGATCTCTCGCTCCTGTACCGGTATCCGGATGAGAAATGCACAAGGGCCTTTGTGTTCACTGACAGGGAACACCGCCAGAGCACATACTTCGACTGGGGCGCATCCGTGCACCTGCAGGAACTGGAAGCCCCGACGATCGATTTCGTTCACCTCGCAACGTCAGACTCGACATTCAATGCAAGAGTTGCGAAAAAGGCAAGATTCGTTTCCTTCGATCCCGGCCAGGACCTTATAACCTATTCCAGGGAGAAACTTGAGAGCATCCTGGAGAACACGAATATCCTTTTCACCAACAGGCATGAGATACAGCGTGTATGCGATATGACAGGGAAGTCATTCGAGGAGATACTTTGCATGATAGATACCGTGGTTGTGACATATGATGCCAGGGGCAGTGTGATACATCATGCAGGAGAAGTGATCAACATTCCGATAGTTCCTGTGAAGGCACTAGATCCGACAGGGGCCGGCGATGCATACAGGGCTGGTTTTCTGCTGGCCTTCACCCGCAACTTCCCTCTTGAGACCTGCGGCAGGATAGGTGCAACTGTGGCCTCCTTTGCAGTGCAGAGCATTGGCTGCCAGACAGACCTGCCATCCTGGGAAAAGATGAAGGACAGATATGAAGAGCATTTCGGGAAACTGAAAGGACCCGACTGA
- a CDS encoding NADH:flavin oxidoreductase, which yields MLFEPMNLCGFGTRNHFVRSATHEWMAEADGTPTPRIGDMYEELARNETGLIITGYAYVNPKGKSDNFQQGIYDDRFIGPYRDIVSRVHAQGGRIVLQVVHGGRQTMIGAENPYALAPSAVTVKGTGITPEEMSEHDILETIEDFAQAVRRAKEAGFDAVQLHCAHGFLLSNFISPYTNRRKDRWGGSTVKRTQVILDIINRARELAGNYPIMIKLNVTDDFPKGSRGNSLDVPESVEIAKILAEGGVCAIEVSGGIADAGDEMFRTKISSPDEEAYYREYSRMLKEAVDIPVILVGGIRSRAVMEMLLEQEYADMVSLSRPFIAEPDLVIKLKNGQTEKAKCVSCNLCSDSSGIRCKYFKD from the coding sequence ATGTTGTTCGAACCGATGAACTTATGCGGATTCGGGACCCGCAATCATTTTGTACGCTCTGCGACCCACGAATGGATGGCCGAAGCTGACGGGACGCCCACCCCCAGGATAGGCGACATGTATGAAGAGCTTGCCAGGAACGAGACGGGTCTTATCATCACAGGCTACGCATATGTAAACCCAAAAGGAAAGAGCGACAATTTCCAGCAGGGAATATATGACGACAGGTTCATCGGGCCTTACAGGGACATTGTTTCCAGGGTCCATGCACAGGGCGGCAGGATAGTGCTCCAGGTGGTCCACGGCGGCAGGCAGACTATGATAGGCGCCGAAAATCCCTATGCTCTTGCCCCTTCTGCTGTTACTGTGAAAGGAACCGGAATCACACCTGAAGAAATGAGCGAGCATGATATCCTGGAAACAATAGAAGACTTCGCACAGGCAGTAAGGAGAGCAAAAGAAGCAGGGTTCGATGCCGTGCAACTGCATTGTGCACACGGGTTCCTGCTGAGCAATTTCATCTCGCCATACACCAACCGCAGGAAGGACAGATGGGGAGGCAGCACTGTAAAGCGCACACAGGTGATCCTTGATATCATCAACAGAGCCAGGGAATTGGCAGGAAACTATCCGATAATGATAAAACTGAATGTCACCGACGACTTTCCAAAAGGATCCAGGGGCAATTCCCTTGATGTCCCCGAATCTGTAGAGATAGCAAAGATACTTGCAGAAGGCGGTGTTTGCGCCATCGAGGTCAGCGGGGGTATTGCAGATGCAGGGGACGAGATGTTCAGGACTAAAATAAGTTCGCCGGATGAAGAAGCTTACTACAGGGAATATTCCAGGATGCTTAAGGAAGCGGTGGATATCCCTGTGATACTTGTAGGTGGCATCAGGTCCAGGGCAGTCATGGAGATGCTGCTTGAACAGGAATACGCTGATATGGTATCCCTGAGCAGACCTTTCATCGCTGAGCCGGATCTGGTTATAAAGCTGAAGAACGGGCAGACCGAAAAGGCAAAATGCGTTTCATGTAACCTATGCTCGGACAGCAGCGGCATCAGATGCAAATACTTCAAAGACTGA
- a CDS encoding DUF2119 domain-containing protein, translating to MTYRILGNGEPVRLLVAGLHGSEWKDTSDILENIRAPKEGTLAVIPVVSKGNYVSTLDDTYFTGIGQPIIEAVEGLRPCIYIELHSYSAKNLAALTDPDRLNISGVPPFSRLDHDVLLGSVGPFIRRKYFPPQALCLTFEIQKDNSLSKLHASELIDIVKECISKEEFIRFMFGRYPKQAENVIRDYRNFYGMQDNLEMFMKKQVGRDRK from the coding sequence ATGACATACAGGATACTTGGAAATGGAGAGCCGGTAAGACTTCTTGTAGCCGGCCTCCATGGCAGCGAATGGAAGGATACATCTGACATACTTGAAAATATCCGGGCGCCGAAGGAAGGGACTCTGGCAGTGATCCCTGTAGTAAGCAAAGGCAACTACGTGTCAACCCTGGACGACACGTATTTTACAGGCATCGGCCAGCCGATCATAGAAGCAGTTGAAGGGCTGCGCCCCTGTATTTATATCGAGCTGCATTCATACTCTGCAAAGAACCTCGCAGCCCTTACCGATCCTGACAGGCTGAATATCTCGGGTGTGCCCCCTTTCAGCAGGCTGGACCATGACGTGCTGCTGGGCTCCGTGGGCCCCTTTATCCGCAGGAAATACTTCCCGCCGCAGGCCCTGTGCCTGACATTTGAGATACAGAAGGATAATTCCCTCTCAAAACTGCATGCATCTGAACTCATAGATATCGTTAAGGAGTGCATATCCAAGGAGGAGTTCATCAGGTTCATGTTCGGACGTTACCCAAAACAGGCAGAGAACGTCATCAGGGATTACAGGAACTTCTACGGCATGCAGGATAACCTGGAAATGTTCATGAAAAAACAAGTTGGAAGGGACAGGAAATGA
- a CDS encoding DUF555 domain-containing protein: MTNYHVTLEAAWLVRDVKSGDDAIGVAISEAGKRLNPKLDYVEVDIGTTFCPSCNEPFSSVFVAANTAIVGLVLEMKVFDAESKEHAARIAKSVIGRALRDVPLDVVDVEEFE; encoded by the coding sequence ATGACGAATTATCATGTTACGCTTGAAGCTGCCTGGTTGGTAAGAGACGTAAAATCCGGTGATGATGCCATCGGTGTTGCAATTTCCGAGGCAGGCAAGCGCCTGAACCCTAAACTGGATTATGTGGAAGTGGACATCGGCACCACATTCTGCCCCTCGTGCAATGAACCTTTCAGCAGCGTTTTCGTTGCAGCCAACACAGCCATTGTGGGACTTGTCCTTGAGATGAAAGTATTCGATGCGGAAAGTAAGGAGCATGCAGCAAGGATAGCTAAATCCGTCATCGGCAGGGCATTACGTGATGTGCCCCTCGATGTTGTTGATGTTGAAGAGTTCGAATAA
- the amrS gene encoding AmmeMemoRadiSam system radical SAM enzyme, whose translation MIREAMLYEKLDDKKVHCKVCAQSCTISPGKRGFCRVRENRDGTLYTLNYNVVSSEALDPIEKKPLFHFYPGSAVYSLGSIGCNFRCRHCQNWTISQVEIDTSRSVEMSPETAVSRALQYGARSIAWTYNEPTIWYEYTYDCARLAKEAGLATIYVTNGYITPEALEKISPYLDAFRVDFKAFNNEFYRKMASARLEPVLEATKMAHGLGMHIEVVNLVIPTHNDDPGELRAMSRWIYENLGADTPIHFTRFHPYYQLTDVPPTPLKTLEMAYDIAKEEGLHYIYIGNVPGSGKESTFCPECNQLLIKRGVFDMEEYNITDDKACPNCGKDICIFEEDAGDAKTC comes from the coding sequence ATGATCAGAGAAGCAATGCTTTATGAGAAGCTGGACGATAAGAAGGTCCACTGCAAAGTGTGTGCCCAGAGCTGCACGATCTCTCCGGGGAAGAGAGGATTCTGCAGGGTCAGGGAGAACAGGGACGGTACTTTATACACCCTGAACTACAATGTTGTTTCCAGCGAGGCTCTTGATCCCATCGAGAAAAAACCACTCTTCCATTTCTATCCGGGTTCTGCGGTCTATTCCCTTGGGAGCATTGGCTGCAATTTCAGGTGCAGGCACTGCCAGAACTGGACCATATCCCAGGTAGAGATAGATACGTCCCGCTCTGTGGAAATGAGCCCTGAGACCGCAGTGTCAAGGGCGCTGCAGTACGGAGCAAGGTCCATCGCCTGGACGTACAATGAGCCGACCATATGGTACGAGTACACCTACGACTGTGCGAGACTTGCAAAGGAAGCCGGGCTTGCCACGATCTATGTTACGAACGGCTATATCACACCCGAAGCGCTGGAGAAGATATCGCCATACCTGGATGCCTTCAGGGTGGATTTCAAGGCTTTTAACAATGAGTTCTACAGGAAGATGGCCAGTGCTAGGCTTGAGCCAGTGCTTGAGGCTACAAAGATGGCGCACGGGCTGGGGATGCATATTGAAGTGGTCAACCTTGTGATACCCACCCACAATGATGACCCCGGGGAGCTTCGGGCTATGTCAAGATGGATTTACGAGAACCTCGGAGCTGATACACCCATACACTTCACGCGCTTCCATCCGTACTACCAGCTCACCGACGTGCCTCCAACCCCATTGAAAACCCTTGAGATGGCATATGATATTGCAAAGGAGGAGGGACTGCACTATATCTACATCGGTAATGTGCCGGGCAGTGGGAAGGAGAGCACTTTCTGTCCTGAGTGCAACCAGCTGCTGATAAAAAGAGGTGTGTTCGACATGGAAGAGTACAATATCACAGATGACAAGGCCTGTCCTAATTGCGGAAAGGACATATGCATCTTTGAAGAGGATGCAGGCGATGCAAAAACATGTTGA
- a CDS encoding methyltransferase cognate corrinoid protein encodes MVTKEEIIAKAKEAIMEFDDEMATEVAEEALAAGINPAELIEEGFTAAMTDVGERFGAGGLFLPHVIAAADAMQAAITILTPELEKTSAQTKSRGTIVIGTIEGDIHSIGKDIVATMLKIAGFKIVDLGRDVPIKSYVEKAKETKADVVASSALMTTTMVSQIQIEEQLKEAGFRYNVKTMVGGAPVTQDWAKKIGADIYAENAGDAVNKINALFA; translated from the coding sequence ATGGTTACAAAAGAAGAGATCATTGCGAAAGCAAAAGAAGCGATTATGGAATTTGATGATGAAATGGCAACAGAGGTTGCTGAGGAAGCACTTGCTGCGGGAATTAATCCTGCCGAGCTCATAGAGGAAGGTTTCACAGCAGCAATGACGGATGTTGGTGAGAGGTTCGGGGCAGGAGGGCTGTTTCTCCCTCACGTTATTGCAGCAGCTGATGCAATGCAGGCAGCGATTACCATTCTAACACCTGAACTTGAGAAAACCAGTGCTCAAACTAAGTCCAGGGGTACAATTGTCATTGGAACAATTGAAGGTGATATACACTCCATTGGAAAGGACATTGTGGCAACAATGCTCAAGATAGCAGGATTCAAGATTGTGGACCTTGGAAGGGATGTCCCGATAAAATCCTATGTCGAGAAGGCAAAGGAAACTAAAGCAGATGTTGTAGCTTCATCAGCACTCATGACAACCACTATGGTCAGTCAGATACAGATCGAAGAACAGCTGAAAGAGGCAGGCTTCCGCTACAATGTCAAGACCATGGTTGGCGGTGCACCTGTGACCCAGGACTGGGCAAAGAAGATCGGTGCAGACATCTATGCTGAGAACGCAGGGGATGCTGTGAACAAGATCAATGCATTGTTTGCATAA
- a CDS encoding ATP-binding protein, whose amino-acid sequence MVRGSVGVIFGETGTLDFKLLVSDSTAVHRGAYIKAWHETDGWVLAQVLSITRSSDSFTLEEAKSGQRKDKSDDRIVAEATVIGTRDSEGMLRSPVIPFSPGDLIYVADEGLIRSVLGLSGEDMNIGLLEGTSIRVQLSVNSLVQKHCSILAKTGSGKSYTAAVLLEELLDRDIPLLILDPHSEYASLKVEAPEDAEAFKKFGVTSKSYADRVTVYTPASKAINPGADELFRLNGINLTVKDLTSIFPENFNTTHTGILYEAIQKLRAEMETYTLEDIIFAVSNDKSKARWNVISMLESINETGILSPNPTPIEALVRKGRAAILDFKGVPPDMQSMIVSQICSALFEARKLDRVPPGMLVVEEAHNYAPEKGFSKTASTDILRTIASEGRKFGLGMMVISQRPARVDKNVLSQCGTQIIMKVTNPNDLKAISKGLEGVSSYVEDELMRLPPGVAMLVSNDIERPILVDIRIRKSKHGGESVNVLKAAKAKGPAPAPEVATKVPVAKARETHVPTTHVPTTPVTAKPPVQVEAPPVQEQEQPTSPPPKRQPSRPPRNEGGKLFTRIFGSGK is encoded by the coding sequence ATGGTTCGAGGTTCAGTAGGCGTTATCTTTGGAGAGACAGGAACCCTTGATTTCAAGTTGCTTGTCTCAGACAGTACAGCGGTCCACAGAGGCGCATATATCAAAGCCTGGCACGAGACCGACGGCTGGGTACTCGCGCAGGTGTTATCTATCACACGTTCAAGCGATTCCTTCACACTGGAGGAAGCAAAGAGCGGACAGCGTAAGGACAAGAGCGATGACAGGATAGTGGCAGAGGCCACGGTTATCGGCACCCGTGACAGCGAAGGCATGCTCAGGTCCCCTGTTATTCCTTTCAGCCCCGGCGACCTTATATATGTTGCCGACGAGGGGCTCATACGCTCAGTACTGGGACTCTCGGGCGAGGATATGAACATCGGCCTGCTGGAAGGCACTAGCATCAGAGTCCAGTTAAGCGTCAACAGCCTTGTGCAGAAACACTGCAGCATACTTGCCAAGACAGGAAGCGGTAAGTCCTATACTGCCGCCGTGCTGCTGGAAGAGCTGCTTGACCGTGACATACCACTCCTTATATTAGACCCGCACAGCGAATATGCGTCCCTCAAGGTCGAAGCGCCCGAGGATGCAGAAGCTTTCAAGAAGTTCGGCGTGACCTCGAAGTCCTATGCTGACAGAGTTACAGTGTACACCCCCGCCAGCAAGGCAATAAACCCCGGTGCTGATGAGCTTTTCAGGCTCAATGGCATCAACCTCACAGTAAAGGACCTGACCTCCATCTTCCCGGAGAACTTCAACACCACACATACCGGAATACTCTACGAGGCTATACAGAAGCTGCGGGCCGAGATGGAAACCTACACGCTTGAAGACATCATCTTCGCGGTAAGCAACGACAAGAGCAAGGCTAGGTGGAATGTCATCAGCATGCTTGAGAGCATTAACGAGACAGGCATCCTCTCGCCAAATCCCACACCAATAGAGGCGCTTGTACGAAAGGGCAGGGCTGCCATACTTGACTTCAAGGGAGTGCCTCCGGACATGCAGAGCATGATAGTGTCCCAGATCTGCTCGGCACTGTTCGAGGCAAGAAAACTGGACCGCGTGCCCCCCGGAATGCTGGTTGTGGAGGAAGCCCACAACTATGCGCCTGAAAAGGGTTTCAGCAAGACTGCCAGTACCGATATCCTCAGGACCATTGCATCCGAGGGCAGGAAATTCGGTCTTGGCATGATGGTGATATCCCAGCGCCCTGCAAGGGTCGACAAGAACGTCCTCTCCCAGTGCGGCACCCAGATCATCATGAAGGTCACAAACCCCAACGACCTCAAGGCCATCAGTAAGGGTCTCGAGGGCGTGAGCTCATATGTGGAGGACGAGCTTATGCGGCTTCCCCCGGGTGTTGCCATGCTTGTGAGCAATGACATCGAGAGACCCATACTTGTCGATATCAGGATAAGGAAGTCAAAGCATGGAGGAGAATCCGTGAACGTGCTCAAGGCGGCGAAGGCAAAAGGCCCGGCACCAGCGCCCGAAGTTGCAACAAAGGTCCCGGTCGCCAAGGCCCGGGAGACCCACGTGCCAACAACCCATGTGCCGACGACACCTGTTACTGCAAAGCCCCCGGTGCAAGTGGAAGCTCCGCCTGTCCAGGAGCAGGAACAACCTACCAGCCCGCCCCCGAAGAGACAGCCCTCACGCCCTCCAAGGAATGAGGGAGGCAAACTGTTCACAAGAATATTCGGCAGCGGTAAATGA
- the dph5 gene encoding diphthine synthase, whose translation MLTFIGLGLFDEKDISLKGLEAIEQADIVFAEFYTSVLMGATVEKLEKLYGKKVHVLLREEVEQDPHWLDQAQEQDVVFLTGGDTMVSTTHVDLRLRAQDKGITTRLIHGASITSAICGLSGLQNYRFGKASTIPHPYTSSRGVTVISETPYETIKLNKQHNLHTLVFLDIDKEKGYMTVNQALELLLKVEDKRKEGVMNNALAVGIARAGSPGPVVKAGYAQMLRESDFGSPLHILVIPASLHFIEAEALVKLAGAPSSLMEESND comes from the coding sequence ATGCTTACTTTCATAGGACTGGGTCTTTTCGATGAAAAGGATATCTCTCTAAAAGGTCTCGAGGCCATAGAACAGGCAGACATTGTTTTTGCGGAGTTCTACACCTCTGTGCTCATGGGCGCCACCGTGGAAAAACTTGAGAAGCTCTACGGGAAGAAGGTCCATGTCCTCTTGAGGGAAGAAGTGGAGCAGGATCCTCACTGGCTTGACCAGGCACAGGAGCAGGATGTCGTGTTCCTTACAGGCGGTGACACCATGGTATCGACCACCCACGTTGACCTGCGCCTGAGGGCACAGGACAAAGGCATCACCACCAGGCTCATCCATGGGGCATCCATCACATCAGCTATCTGCGGGCTTTCCGGGCTGCAGAATTATCGCTTCGGGAAAGCTTCGACCATACCCCATCCATATACCAGCAGCAGAGGCGTTACAGTCATTTCCGAAACACCCTATGAGACAATAAAGCTCAACAAGCAGCATAATCTTCATACATTGGTATTCCTGGACATCGATAAGGAAAAAGGGTACATGACAGTGAACCAGGCACTTGAGCTGTTATTGAAGGTGGAGGACAAAAGAAAGGAAGGAGTAATGAACAATGCACTTGCGGTAGGTATCGCCAGGGCAGGCTCCCCAGGGCCAGTAGTGAAGGCTGGCTACGCACAAATGCTCAGGGAGAGCGATTTCGGCAGTCCGCTGCATATACTTGTTATTCCTGCGTCACTGCATTTTATCGAAGCAGAAGCCCTTGTCAAGCTTGCAGGTGCTCCCTCTTCGCTAATGGAAGAGAGCAATGACTGA
- a CDS encoding SAM-dependent methyltransferase, which translates to MRLDAYLVETGHFKSRARAKAAILEGNVCVGGTIVKKPSKDISAGEVVLVEEGLDMPKGYFKLKRIQEATGIISEGDSVLDLGSSAGGFVTFASEIAARVRGVEFSRDFRTELKKIEHERENVSIVFADVFRAPLRELSPDQVDVLLIDMTLEPLDSVQALERVSPLLKIGGKLLLVIKISDKEDSGPFIEMVGAGGFRILEVIDPEQMEIYIIAEKTDT; encoded by the coding sequence ATGAGACTGGATGCATATCTTGTGGAGACCGGGCATTTCAAATCCCGTGCAAGGGCAAAGGCCGCGATACTTGAAGGAAATGTCTGCGTAGGCGGCACTATTGTAAAAAAACCCTCAAAGGACATAAGTGCCGGTGAAGTCGTCCTTGTAGAGGAAGGCCTGGACATGCCAAAGGGATACTTCAAGCTCAAAAGGATACAGGAGGCCACCGGGATCATCAGTGAGGGAGACAGCGTGCTTGATCTTGGATCAAGTGCCGGAGGATTTGTTACCTTTGCCTCGGAGATAGCTGCCAGGGTGCGGGGCGTTGAGTTCAGCAGGGATTTCAGGACCGAGCTCAAAAAGATAGAACATGAGAGAGAAAACGTTTCTATCGTATTTGCAGACGTGTTCCGGGCTCCACTAAGGGAACTCTCCCCGGATCAGGTGGATGTCCTGCTTATTGATATGACACTCGAGCCCCTTGATTCGGTCCAGGCCCTGGAGAGAGTATCACCCCTGCTCAAAATCGGCGGTAAGCTCCTGCTGGTCATCAAGATATCGGACAAGGAAGACAGTGGGCCTTTCATTGAGATGGTGGGGGCTGGCGGGTTCAGGATACTCGAAGTAATAGACCCGGAGCAGATGGAGATCTACATCATAGCCGAGAAAACGGATACCTGA
- a CDS encoding HAD family hydrolase gives MLKAVIFDMDGVLTDSMPYHARAMENVFNELGISIDPQDIYEREGEKTGDVVRFLLEKETNEPSKYDVGSIVEKYVGEFRRIAELRVFGGMEACLHQLKKKFLLAVVSGSDKPIVYDIMESKFPGVFDVIVTGDDVRHGKPAPDPYLKAVAMLKIGKDECFVVENAPMGVDSALSAGLCCVGVPTYLESGKLKRADLLFRDHRELVDRLMRLEPEDNICIQA, from the coding sequence GTGCTAAAAGCAGTCATATTTGACATGGACGGAGTATTGACCGACTCAATGCCATACCACGCACGGGCGATGGAAAATGTGTTCAATGAGCTTGGTATTTCCATCGATCCGCAGGACATCTACGAGAGGGAAGGCGAAAAGACCGGGGATGTTGTCAGGTTCCTGCTGGAAAAGGAGACTAACGAACCCTCAAAATATGACGTCGGCTCTATTGTAGAAAAGTACGTAGGAGAGTTCAGGCGCATTGCAGAGCTCAGGGTGTTCGGGGGAATGGAGGCTTGCCTCCACCAACTTAAGAAGAAGTTCCTGCTTGCTGTGGTATCGGGTTCGGATAAGCCTATAGTTTACGATATAATGGAGAGTAAGTTCCCGGGGGTCTTTGATGTAATTGTCACAGGAGATGACGTGAGGCACGGCAAGCCTGCTCCTGATCCATATCTCAAAGCTGTCGCTATGCTGAAAATAGGCAAGGATGAGTGCTTCGTTGTGGAAAATGCGCCAATGGGCGTGGATTCGGCCTTAAGTGCCGGACTCTGCTGTGTCGGAGTACCTACTTACCTGGAATCCGGGAAGCTTAAAAGAGCAGATCTCCTCTTCCGGGACCACCGGGAGCTGGTGGACCGTCTCATGAGACTTGAGCCGGAAGACAATATCTGCATTCAGGCTTAA
- the thsA gene encoding thermosome subunit alpha, which yields MAGQYGGQPVIIIDPSKERTTGKDALSVNIASAKAVASIVKSTLGPKGMDKMLVNVIGDITLTNDGATILQEMDIEHPTAKMIVEVASTQEKSAGDGTTSAVVMAGALLEKAQELVGLGVHPTVIVKGFSMASEKSLQVLKDYAIKVDRNDREALKRIAMTSITGKASEMANDHLAGICVDAILAIEQDGKVNIDDDIVIAKEVGGTIDDTELINGISIRQEALHPEMPHRIENAKIALIDTELNFGKTSTKSKLMVDRAEQLQEFKEQERANFRNTIQKIIDTGANVVFCSKAMDDYALHFFKEAGVYATRRVREEDMLKLTRSTGASLVRNVQEMTADDLGYAELVEQEDLYEEKTYIKGFRDAKTMTILIKGGSEHVTDNIERVFDDALRVVKCVFEDGTIVPGGGASEIEVAQKLRAYASSVEGREQMAINAFASAVEEIPRTIAENCGFDAIDILLKLRASHGSMKHAGLNVETGDASNMYEMGITDPLRVKTQAIKSATEVATMVLRVDDMLRAREKAMMDVAPEHNIHNYDMSGMGM from the coding sequence ATGGCAGGACAATATGGCGGTCAGCCCGTTATTATCATAGATCCAAGTAAAGAGCGCACCACTGGGAAAGATGCATTATCAGTCAATATCGCATCAGCTAAAGCCGTTGCAAGCATAGTCAAATCGACCCTTGGCCCGAAAGGCATGGACAAGATGCTTGTCAATGTGATAGGCGACATCACTCTCACCAACGATGGCGCAACCATCTTGCAGGAAATGGACATCGAGCATCCCACGGCAAAAATGATCGTGGAAGTAGCCAGCACCCAGGAGAAGTCAGCCGGGGACGGTACGACCAGTGCAGTGGTCATGGCAGGCGCCCTGCTTGAAAAAGCGCAGGAGCTTGTAGGTCTGGGAGTTCACCCGACGGTTATTGTCAAAGGGTTCAGCATGGCATCAGAAAAGTCTTTGCAGGTCCTCAAGGACTATGCCATCAAGGTAGATAGGAATGACAGGGAGGCGCTGAAGAGAATCGCAATGACATCCATCACCGGTAAGGCATCCGAGATGGCAAATGATCACCTTGCAGGCATATGCGTGGATGCCATACTTGCAATAGAGCAGGATGGCAAGGTCAACATAGATGATGACATTGTGATCGCAAAGGAAGTGGGCGGTACCATCGATGACACCGAGCTCATAAACGGCATATCCATAAGGCAGGAGGCACTCCATCCCGAGATGCCCCACCGCATAGAGAATGCGAAGATCGCGCTTATCGACACCGAGCTTAATTTCGGCAAGACCTCGACCAAGTCCAAGCTTATGGTTGACCGGGCTGAACAGCTCCAGGAATTCAAGGAGCAGGAGAGGGCCAATTTCAGGAACACTATACAGAAGATCATTGATACCGGCGCCAACGTCGTGTTCTGTTCCAAGGCCATGGACGATTATGCACTGCACTTCTTCAAGGAAGCAGGCGTGTACGCCACGAGACGTGTCAGGGAAGAGGATATGCTCAAACTCACACGCTCAACAGGTGCATCCCTTGTGAGGAATGTCCAGGAAATGACCGCTGATGACCTCGGATATGCCGAACTTGTGGAGCAGGAGGATCTGTATGAGGAAAAGACCTATATCAAGGGCTTCAGGGATGCAAAGACCATGACCATCCTCATCAAAGGCGGCTCCGAGCATGTGACCGACAATATCGAGCGTGTCTTTGACGATGCACTGCGTGTTGTAAAATGCGTTTTCGAGGACGGTACAATAGTCCCCGGCGGAGGAGCATCCGAGATAGAGGTTGCACAGAAGCTGCGCGCATACGCTTCAAGCGTGGAGGGCCGCGAGCAGATGGCCATCAACGCCTTCGCATCAGCCGTGGAGGAGATCCCAAGGACCATAGCAGAGAACTGTGGCTTTGATGCGATCGATATCCTGCTTAAGCTGCGTGCCAGTCACGGCTCAATGAAGCATGCAGGCCTCAATGTGGAGACCGGCGACGCTTCCAACATGTACGAAATGGGCATCACCGACCCTCTCAGGGTGAAGACCCAGGCCATCAAGTCAGCTACCGAAGTGGCAACCATGGTCCTGCGCGTCGACGACATGCTCCGTGCCAGGGAAAAGGCCATGATGGATGTAGCTCCCGAGCACAACATCCACAATTACGATATGAGCGGAATGGGAATGTAA